One Montipora foliosa isolate CH-2021 unplaced genomic scaffold, ASM3666993v2 scaffold_434, whole genome shotgun sequence genomic region harbors:
- the LOC137988914 gene encoding octapeptide-repeat protein T2-like → MPSNAEERREKERQRKKESRQRASEAQRERERARAQEKRQNYSDEQRQKERERAQENRLNYTEEQRQKERERAQEKRLNYTEEQRQKERERAQEKRLNYSDEQRQKERERAQENRLNCSDEQRQKERERGQEKRRSGKEHKKIGSIIVMNNGRRSGREHKKTGSIIVPNNGRRSRKEHERRGDDRVRNNERKKEKDVVIACGELVTNSGKGGKKNLKKRIQEYPREAEEGE, encoded by the exons ATGCCTTCAAACGCcgaggaaagaagagaaaaggaaagacagagaaaaaaagaaagcaggcAACGAGCAAGCGAAGCTCAACGTGAAAGAGAGCGAGCGAGAGCACAAGAAAAGAGACAGAATtatagtgacgaacaacggcagaaggagcgggagagagcacaagaaaacaggctcaattataCTGAggaacaacggcagaaggagcgggagagagcacaagaaaagAGGCTCAATTATACTGAggaacaacggcagaaggagcgagagagagcacaagaaaagAGGCTCAATTACagtgacgaacaacggcagaaggagcgggaaagagcacaagaaaacaggctcaattgtagtgacgaacaacggcagaaggagcgggagaGAGGACAAGAAAAGAG aaggagtGGCAAAGAGCACAAGAAAATAGGCTCAATTATAGTGAtgaacaacggcagaaggagcgggagagagcacaagaaaacaggctcaattatagtgccgaacaacggcagaaggagcaggaaagagcacgagagaagaggcgacgacaGAGTGAGGAAcaacgaaagaaagaaagagaaagatgtCGTGATTGCATGCGGCGAATTAGTGACAAACAGCGGAAAAGGGGGCAagaaaaacctgaagaaaagaaTACAAGAATACCCAAGAGAGGCAGAGGAAGGTGAGTAA